The Candidatus Eremiobacterota bacterium genome contains the following window.
TGCCGCCGATTGGGTGCTGTAGCGTTAGCGAAGTCACGCGCAAATGACCCCGGCTGATTTGGAACTTGGTCCGCAGGTCCGAAAATGTAGACCTCATCGAAGGCCAGCGCGCCGAGCCGCAATTGCGGTAGGGGAGGCGACGCCGATGCGCCCGTGACGAACGACAGCAACAGTCCGGTGATACCGCCAACGCGTGCAACAGCTCTCAGTTGCACCTTTCGACCTCTCGGTCCACTTGCTGCGGGCTTTGGGAATGCATCCGGCGCTGAGGCTTCGCCTGCTTGACTTGGCCTCGCTTGCTCATCAAAGCATGGGGGCTGGTGTCGACGTCTCAGCCGGCCCGCCCCCACGTCGTCATTCTGGGTGCCAGCGCAAGCCGTGCGGGTCTGCCGGATTTGAGGCGTCGAATCGCGCCCGCCAAGTGCCTGCCGCGCCCGCAAGGTCAGGAGCGCTGTAACCGCGGGCGATCCGGTATCGCAGGACGCGCGCTGACAGCGGTTCCACCGGCGTCCGGCGCGATCGCTGCGCGATCATCGCTTCGCCTCCGCGCACCAGTACGCCGCTTCACGGGCATAGCTGATGGACGCGCGCAGGCAAACGCATGCGAAAAGGACGTTCGATGCGCGCTCCGGATCGTCGCACGCGTAGCCGAATCCGTCGTCGGATTCGGCTAGCCATGCATCGATGCCGTTGTCGCGCAGGAACTGCACGATCACGTACGGGTTGAAGTCTTCGGACCGCACCATGCCGGGCGTATTCTGGTGCCCTTCATCCGTCACGTCCGCCATCGTCGCGTGAAACTGCTTCCGAGATGTCGCCGCGCAAGGCGGCCGCGCGGACGATCCCTGTTCGGCGACGGCTTCGCCGTGCCGAGGGCTCGACGACGGAGCGTCGAACTCGTGTGGAGTCATTCGATGACCTCATTTCATCGGGTGACGGGCTCGGTCGGTGCGATCAACACCGGCCGGGCCGCTAGTTTTTTTGTGCGAAGTGTTTTTGCTGACAGTAATTATATCGCGAACGTGCGTTCGAATCAATATGCTATGACGCGAGTTTCGGAACCGCGGATTGCAAACTCTTGCGGTCGCGTTTGTCGCTCACGCTTCGACAAGCTCAGGGTGACACACACGTACTTCGACGGCTGCGTGACGACGACTTAGTCGGACTCGCCGTAGAGTGGGCGGACGTTGCGCTCGCCGCGGTGCAGGTAGTCGACGCCGTTCATCCAGGCCGGGCGCGGCGCGCCTTTGAGCCAGTAGTCGAACCACTCGTCGAGGTGCACCGTCCAGTACTTCTGGTGCTCGCGGTCGCGCAGCCCGTGCTCCTCGCCGTCGAACGAGAAGAGGTATGCCTCCTTGCCGAGCCGCCGCATCGCGGTGATGAACTCGATCCCCTGGAACTGCGGAACGGCGCCGTCCATGTCGTTGTGAATCGTCAGGTACGGCGTGGTGATGTGCTTGATCCCGAACAGGCCGGAGTTCTCGATGTAGAGGTCGGGGCGGTCCCACGGCGTCGCGCCGATCCGCGACTGCGTGTGCTCGTACTGCGACTCGCGCACGATCCCGCTCTCCAAGCGAATGCCGGAGTACGCGCTGATCATGTCGCCGCGGCCCCTGCTTCGGCCGCGCGGAAACGATGCGTCTTCGTGATCATGTAGTTGATCTGGTACGCCGCCCACGAGTGGCCCGCGATTCCCATGTGCTTGTCGTCGATGTAGCCCGTCTTCAGCGCGGTGTCGACGGCCGGCATGATGCAGCCCAGCGCGCTGGTTCCGGGATGGCCCGGCTTGTAGTGCACGTCCGGCAGCAGCATCACGTAGCCGTTCGAGACGTAGCGCGCGAAGTTCGGCGACGTCCCGGGGCCGGGCGAGTAGAACTGGTGGAACGTGCTGCTGTACGTCTCGTAGAAGTAGACCAGCAGCGGCGCCTTCTTCTGCGCCTTGAGCCCGTCGGGGACGAGCATGATCGCGCGCACCGGCGTTCCGTCAGCGCACTTGTAGCTGATCAGCCGCTCCGTTCCCCAGCGGTATTTCGCCAGCTGCGGGTTAGCGTCGGTGACTTTCTTCAGCGTGCGAAACGTCGAGTCGGTCGCCCACAGATCGCGGTAGCGGCGGAACGACTCGCGCGAGAAGACGAGCCGGTCGGCGTGCTTTGCCGCGAGCGGCGACACGGTGAGATCGTGCAGCCCGACGTTGAACACGGTGCGCGTCCCGTACACGAGCTCGTCGGCTTTGAAGAGCGTCGCCGGCGTTCCGCCCGACGGCGCGACGCGCGCGTACCCGCTCGCGTAGTTGCGCGTGTCGATCAGCGCGAGCAGGATCGGTTTGTCGGTGGCGAACGAGGTTGCCTCGGGATCGCTCTGCACCGGGCTGTAGACGGTCCGCGCGCGGCGGCCTTCGCCGCGCGTGAGGTTCGTCGCGGCGCCCGTGTCCGGATTCGCGAGCCACACGTCGTACTCGTCGTAGAGCAGCACGCCGCGGTCGCCCGCGAGCCAGCCGCCGTTGCCGTACGGCGGCGGCGGAGCCGGATGGTCGTCGTCGACGTTGTAAAACGCGACACCGG
Protein-coding sequences here:
- a CDS encoding prolyl oligopeptidase family serine peptidase, which gives rise to MISAYSGIRLESGIVRESQYEHTQSRIGATPWDRPDLYIENSGLFGIKHITTPYLTIHNDMDGAVPQFQGIEFITAMRRLGKEAYLFSFDGEEHGLRDREHQKYWTVHLDEWFDYWLKGAPRPAWMNGVDYLHRGERNVRPLYGESD